CGGTGATGCGCCGGGAATGAATGCTGCAATAAGGGCTGTTGTAAGGTGTGGAATATACCATGGTCTTACAGTTAAAGGTATCATGAGAGGGTACCAAGGCCTAATTGATGACGAAATTGAAGACATGACATTATCATCTGTAGGTGATATTATACAGCGTGGTGGCACTATACTTCGAACAGCAAGGTGTGAGGAATTTAAAACAAAAGAAGGTAGGACAAGAGCTGCTGAGGTATTAAAGAAACATGGAATAGAAGGGCTTGTTATTATTGGCGGTGATGGTTCTTTCAGAGGTGCACAGCTTTTAAGCAATGAACATGGTGTTAATACTATTGGGCTCCCTGGTACTATTGATAATGATATCCCATGTTCAGATTATACAATCGGTTTTGATACAGCATGCAATACAGCAATAGATGCGATTAATAAAATAAGAGATACAGCAACATCCCATGAAAGAGCAAACATCATTGAAGTAATGGGAAGGAATGCTGGTTACATAGCACTTTATGCAGGTCTTGCAGGTGGTGCTGAGATGATAATTATTCCGGAAATGAAGTTTGATATCGATGAAATTTGCGATAAAATCACATATGGAATAAAAAGGGGAAAGCTGCACCACATAATTGTGCTTGCAGAAGGTGTAATGAGCGGCTTAGAACTATCAAAAATGATACAGGAAAGGCTGCCTAAGCTTGATTTAAGACATACAACTCTTGGACATATACAAAGAGGTGGAGCACCAACTGTTATGGATAGAATACTTGCAAGCCAAATGGGTGCAAGAGCCGTAGAACTTCTAATAGAAAATAAATCACAGAGAATAATAAGCATTAGAAATAATCAAATAGTTGACGATGACATCGATGTTGCATTATCGATGAAAAAAGAATTTAACTTTAAACTATATGAACTTAGTAAGATATTATCAATCTAAGGAGTGAAAATATGCGTAGAACTAAGATTATATGTACAATAGGTCCTGCAAGTGAGAAATTTGAAATATTAAAAGAATTAATAGAAAGTGGTCTAAATATTTGCCGTCTTAATTTTTCACATGGTAACCATGAAGAACATGGTTCAAGAATGGATAATATAAAGAAAATAAGAGAAGAGCTGAATTTGCCAATTGCTATAATGCTAGATACAAAAGGACCTGAAATTAGAACTGGTACATTTAAAAATGGAGGTGCCGAACTTAAAGAAGGCCAAACATTTACGATAACCTCGAGGGAAGTTGAAGGCGATGAAAATATTTGCTCTGTAACATATAAAGGACTTCCGCAGGATGTTGAAAGAGGTTCTCGCATATTAATTGATGATGGATTAATATCATTAAAAGTAAATGACGTAAAAGGTGAAGATATAATATGCATGGTTGAAAATTCGGGCCTGATCGCCGATCATAAAGGTGTCAACGTTCCAGGGACAAAGCTTAATCTTCCGGCGTTGACACAAAAAGATGTAGATGATATAGAATTTGGGATAAAAAAGGGCATAGATATGATAGCCGCATCTTTTGTAAGAAAAGCGGCAGATGTTATCTCGATAAGAAGGCTTCTTGAAGATAATGATGCTGGACATATATTAATAATATCAAAGATAGAAAGCCGCGAAGGTGTAGAAAACATCGACGAGATCATAAAAGTATCAGATGGAATTATGGTTGCCCGAGGAGATTTGGGCGTAGAAATACCTATAGAAGAAATTCCAATTGTTCAAAAAAGAATTATTGAAAAATGCAATAAAGTTGGAAAACCGGTTGTAACAGCTACACAAATGCTAGATTCGATGATAAGAAACCCAAGACCAACAAGAGCTGAAGTAACAGATGTTGCAAATGCCATATTAGATGGAACAGACGCGATAATGCTATCAGGTGAAACGGCACAAGGAAAATATCCTGTAGAAGCATTTAAAACAATGGCAAAAATAGCCGAGAAGATAGAAACATATGTTAATTATAAAGAAAATACGGACAAGAATATAGACTACAATGTCTCTATAACAAACGCCATAAGCCATGCTACATGTACAACAGCAAGAGACATAGGTGCATCTGCCATAATTACCTCTACAATATCAGGATATACTGCAAGAATGGTATCAAGGTATAGACCATCATCACCTATAATTGCGGTGACACCTGATAGAGGTGTTGCTAGAAGGTTAAGTATTGTATGGGGTGTATATCCACTGGTTTCACAGGAAGTTAATTCTACTGATGAGATGATAGAAGTATCTGTAAATACAGCACTTAATGAGGGGCTTATAAGAAATGGTGACATAGTAGTAATTTCAGCGGGTATACCTGTCGCTACAACTGGAACAACCAATATGCTGAAAGTTCATATCGTGGGAGATGTAATAGTAAAAGGTACAGGCATTGGTA
This portion of the Thermoanaerobacterium sp. RBIITD genome encodes:
- the pyk gene encoding pyruvate kinase — protein: MRRTKIICTIGPASEKFEILKELIESGLNICRLNFSHGNHEEHGSRMDNIKKIREELNLPIAIMLDTKGPEIRTGTFKNGGAELKEGQTFTITSREVEGDENICSVTYKGLPQDVERGSRILIDDGLISLKVNDVKGEDIICMVENSGLIADHKGVNVPGTKLNLPALTQKDVDDIEFGIKKGIDMIAASFVRKAADVISIRRLLEDNDAGHILIISKIESREGVENIDEIIKVSDGIMVARGDLGVEIPIEEIPIVQKRIIEKCNKVGKPVVTATQMLDSMIRNPRPTRAEVTDVANAILDGTDAIMLSGETAQGKYPVEAFKTMAKIAEKIETYVNYKENTDKNIDYNVSITNAISHATCTTARDIGASAIITSTISGYTARMVSRYRPSSPIIAVTPDRGVARRLSIVWGVYPLVSQEVNSTDEMIEVSVNTALNEGLIRNGDIVVISAGIPVATTGTTNMLKVHIVGDVIVKGTGIGTKSISGVVSVIHDIDKDKVKFREGDIIVAQKTERDYMPIIEKASAIITEEGGLTSHAAIVGLNYGIPVIVGCEGVTAKLKDGMTVTLDTARGLVYKGIVNIK
- the pfkA gene encoding 6-phosphofructokinase — protein: MKTIGLLTSGGDAPGMNAAIRAVVRCGIYHGLTVKGIMRGYQGLIDDEIEDMTLSSVGDIIQRGGTILRTARCEEFKTKEGRTRAAEVLKKHGIEGLVIIGGDGSFRGAQLLSNEHGVNTIGLPGTIDNDIPCSDYTIGFDTACNTAIDAINKIRDTATSHERANIIEVMGRNAGYIALYAGLAGGAEMIIIPEMKFDIDEICDKITYGIKRGKLHHIIVLAEGVMSGLELSKMIQERLPKLDLRHTTLGHIQRGGAPTVMDRILASQMGARAVELLIENKSQRIISIRNNQIVDDDIDVALSMKKEFNFKLYELSKILSI